One stretch of Cedecea neteri DNA includes these proteins:
- the rssB gene encoding two-component system response regulator RssB, translated as MSYPLEGKQILIVEDEPVFRSLLDSYLTSLGAGTLLAWDGKDALEKLGQAVPDLLICDLAMPRMNGLELVEHLRNEGNQTPILVISATENMSDIAQALRLGVQDVLLKPIKDLNRLKETVLSCIYPTMFNSRVEEEERLFQDWDALARDPQAASKLLQELQPPVQQVISRCRINYRQLISVDQPGLVLDIAPLSDNDLAFYCLDVTRAGDNGVLAALLLRALFNGLLQEQLSHHGQRLPELGNLLKQVNQLLRQANLSGQFPLIVGYYHSGLKNLILVSAGLNATLNTGEHQIQVSNGVPLGTLGNAYLNQISQRCEAWQCQVWGSGGRLRLMLSAE; from the coding sequence ATGAGTTACCCGCTGGAAGGAAAACAAATCCTCATTGTTGAAGACGAGCCCGTTTTCCGCTCCCTGCTGGACAGTTATCTGACTTCCCTTGGGGCGGGAACGCTGCTTGCCTGGGATGGTAAAGACGCGCTCGAAAAGCTGGGGCAGGCGGTGCCGGACCTTCTGATTTGCGATCTGGCGATGCCGAGAATGAACGGCCTTGAGCTGGTAGAGCACCTGCGTAATGAAGGTAACCAGACGCCCATTTTAGTCATTTCCGCGACAGAAAATATGTCCGATATCGCCCAGGCTTTACGGCTTGGCGTGCAGGACGTTTTGCTGAAACCAATTAAAGATCTTAATCGATTAAAAGAGACGGTGTTGTCCTGTATCTATCCGACGATGTTTAATTCGCGGGTCGAAGAGGAGGAGCGCCTGTTTCAGGACTGGGATGCGCTGGCGCGGGATCCTCAGGCGGCCTCAAAGCTGTTGCAGGAACTTCAGCCGCCGGTGCAGCAGGTTATATCCCGTTGTCGAATAAATTATCGCCAATTAATATCGGTCGATCAGCCAGGCCTGGTGCTCGATATTGCACCACTTTCAGATAATGACCTGGCATTTTATTGTCTCGACGTTACCCGCGCCGGAGATAACGGTGTATTAGCCGCGCTGTTGTTACGAGCGTTATTCAACGGGCTGCTACAGGAACAACTTTCCCATCATGGGCAGCGTTTGCCGGAATTGGGTAATTTACTTAAACAGGTCAATCAGCTATTGCGACAGGCAAACCTGAGCGGGCAATTTCCGCTGATAGTTGGTTATTATCACAGCGGTTTAAAAAACCTCATTCTTGTTTCTGCCGGACTTAACGCCACGTTAAATACCGGCGAGCACCAAATTCAGGTCAGCAACGGCGTTCCGCTGGGGACGCTCGGCAACGCGTACCTCAATCAAATCAGCCAGCGGTGCGAGGCGTGGCAGTGCCAGGTCTGGGGCTCTGGTGGGCGTTTACGGCTGATGTTGTCTGCAGAATAA
- the galU gene encoding UTP--glucose-1-phosphate uridylyltransferase GalU → MAAINSKVTKAVIPVAGLGTRMLPATKAIPKEMLPLVDKPLIQYVVNECIAAGITEIVLVTHSSKNSIENHFDTSFELEAMLEKRVKRQLLEEVQSICPPHVTIMQVRQGLAKGLGHAVMCAHPVVGDEPVAVILPDVILDEFESDLSQDNLAEMIRRFDVTGNSQIMVEPVADVTAYGVVDCQGASLSAGDSVPMVGIVEKPKADVAPSNLAVVGRYVLSADIWPLLAKTPPGAGDEIQLTDSIAMLMDKETVEAYHMKGVSHDCGNKLGYMQAFVEYGIRHKTLGEDFKTWLEATVGAKK, encoded by the coding sequence ATGGCTGCCATTAATTCTAAAGTAACTAAAGCTGTTATCCCGGTTGCGGGATTGGGAACGCGCATGTTGCCGGCAACAAAGGCAATTCCAAAAGAGATGCTGCCGCTGGTTGATAAGCCGCTGATTCAGTATGTCGTTAATGAGTGTATCGCCGCCGGTATTACTGAAATCGTCCTGGTGACCCACTCTTCGAAGAACTCCATCGAAAACCACTTCGATACCAGTTTTGAACTGGAAGCGATGCTTGAGAAGCGCGTTAAGCGTCAGCTTCTGGAAGAAGTTCAGTCTATCTGCCCTCCGCACGTCACCATTATGCAGGTACGTCAGGGTCTGGCGAAAGGCCTGGGCCATGCCGTGATGTGTGCACACCCGGTTGTGGGCGATGAGCCTGTCGCCGTTATCCTGCCGGACGTTATTCTGGACGAATTTGAGTCCGATCTTTCCCAGGACAACCTGGCGGAAATGATTCGCCGCTTCGATGTGACCGGAAACAGCCAAATCATGGTTGAACCTGTTGCCGATGTGACCGCCTACGGCGTGGTTGACTGCCAGGGTGCATCGCTCTCTGCCGGTGACAGCGTGCCGATGGTCGGCATCGTTGAGAAGCCAAAAGCGGACGTTGCGCCGTCAAACCTGGCCGTTGTAGGACGCTATGTGCTGAGCGCGGACATCTGGCCGCTGTTGGCTAAAACCCCTCCAGGCGCAGGTGATGAAATTCAGCTCACCGACTCTATTGCCATGCTGATGGATAAAGAGACCGTTGAGGCTTACCACATGAAGGGCGTGAGCCACGATTGCGGCAACAAGCTGGGCTATATGCAGGCGTTTGTTGAGTACGGTATTCGTCATAAAACGCTGGGTGAAGATTTTAAAACCTGGCTTGAAGCCACCGTTGGCGCGAAGAAATAA
- a CDS encoding UDP-glucose dehydrogenase family protein, with protein sequence MKVTVFGIGYVGLVQAAVLADVGHDVMCIDVDAKKVENLKKGEIPIFEPGLAPLVKKNYEEGRLQFSTNAEEGVNHGEMHYIAVGTPPDEDGSADLKYVTAVARTIAQYMDSHKVVIDKSTVPVGTADKVRAVMEETLKSRGLEINFDVVSNPEFLKEGAAVADCMRPERIVIGTDNEEVVDLLRELYEPFNRNHDRMILMDIRSAELTKYAANCMLATKISFMNEIANLAERLGADVEKVRMGIGSDSRIGYSFIYPGCGYGGSCFPKDVQALIRTAEQIGYTPRILQAVEEVNYAQKQKLPEFVIRHFGEDLKGKTFALWGLSFKPNTDDMREASSRVLIEALWERGAEVQAYDPEAMDETQRIYGHRGDLRLMGTKEAALQGADALIVCTEWQSFKAPDFDLMKKSLKQPVIFDGRNLYDPERLNKRGFVYYAIGRGASINIV encoded by the coding sequence ATGAAAGTTACCGTATTTGGTATTGGCTACGTTGGCCTGGTCCAGGCCGCCGTGCTCGCGGATGTAGGGCACGATGTCATGTGCATCGACGTAGACGCAAAGAAAGTGGAAAACCTTAAAAAAGGTGAAATCCCTATCTTTGAGCCAGGCCTTGCGCCATTGGTAAAGAAGAATTATGAAGAAGGGCGCCTGCAGTTCAGCACCAACGCTGAAGAAGGCGTTAACCATGGCGAAATGCACTATATTGCCGTGGGGACACCTCCTGATGAAGACGGATCCGCTGACCTGAAATATGTGACTGCCGTTGCGCGCACCATCGCGCAGTATATGGATTCGCATAAAGTCGTTATCGACAAATCAACGGTACCTGTTGGCACGGCGGATAAAGTGCGTGCGGTGATGGAAGAAACCCTCAAATCTCGCGGGCTGGAGATTAACTTTGATGTGGTTTCTAACCCGGAGTTCCTGAAAGAAGGTGCGGCGGTTGCCGACTGTATGCGTCCTGAACGCATCGTCATCGGGACGGATAACGAAGAGGTTGTTGACCTGCTCCGTGAGCTGTATGAGCCGTTTAACCGCAATCACGATCGTATGATTCTGATGGATATCCGCAGCGCAGAGCTGACCAAATATGCGGCCAACTGCATGCTGGCAACCAAAATCAGCTTCATGAACGAAATTGCTAACCTGGCCGAGCGGCTTGGGGCTGACGTTGAAAAAGTGCGCATGGGGATCGGCTCCGACTCCCGTATCGGCTACAGCTTTATCTACCCAGGCTGCGGCTATGGCGGTTCATGCTTCCCTAAAGACGTCCAGGCGCTGATTCGCACCGCTGAGCAGATTGGCTACACGCCACGTATTCTGCAGGCTGTGGAAGAAGTTAACTACGCCCAGAAGCAGAAACTGCCAGAGTTTGTGATTCGCCACTTCGGTGAAGATTTGAAAGGTAAGACCTTCGCACTTTGGGGACTTTCCTTCAAGCCGAACACGGACGATATGCGAGAAGCGTCCAGCCGGGTGCTGATCGAAGCGCTTTGGGAACGTGGGGCCGAAGTACAGGCCTACGATCCTGAAGCGATGGACGAAACGCAGCGCATTTATGGCCACCGCGGCGATTTAAGGCTGATGGGGACCAAAGAGGCTGCCCTACAGGGCGCTGACGCGTTAATTGTCTGTACCGAATGGCAGAGCTTCAAGGCGCCGGATTTCGATCTGATGAAGAAGTCGCTGAAGCAGCCGGTTATCTTTGATGGTCGTAACCTTTATGATCCTGAAAGACTCAACAAGCGCGGTTTTGTCTATTACGCCATCGGTCGCGGTGCATCTATTAATATCGTCTAA
- the hns gene encoding histone-like nucleoid-structuring protein H-NS, with amino-acid sequence MSEALKILNNIRTLRAQARECTLETLEEMLEKLEVVVNERREEENAAAAEVEERTRKLQQYREMLIADGIDPNELLNSIAAVKSAGKAKRAARPAKYQYIDENGETKTWTGQGRTPAVIKKAMDEQGKKLEDFLL; translated from the coding sequence ATGAGCGAAGCACTTAAAATTCTGAACAACATCCGTACTCTTCGTGCCCAGGCAAGAGAATGCACCCTGGAAACTCTGGAAGAGATGCTGGAAAAATTAGAAGTTGTAGTTAACGAACGTCGTGAAGAAGAAAACGCGGCAGCCGCTGAAGTTGAAGAGCGCACTCGTAAACTGCAGCAGTACCGTGAAATGCTGATTGCTGACGGTATTGACCCTAATGAACTGCTGAACAGCATTGCTGCTGTTAAATCTGCAGGTAAAGCAAAACGCGCAGCGCGTCCTGCTAAATACCAGTACATCGACGAAAACGGCGAAACTAAAACCTGGACCGGCCAGGGTCGTACGCCAGCAGTTATCAAGAAAGCAATGGATGAGCAAGGTAAGAAGCTGGAAGACTTCCTGCTGTAA
- the tdk gene encoding thymidine kinase, translated as MAQLYFYYSAMNAGKSTALLQSSWNYQERGMRTLVYTAEIDNRFGVGKVSSRIGLSSPAKLYNATTDLYADIRAEQQSAPVHCVLVDESQFLSKEQVYALSDVVDELDIPVLCYGLRTDFRGELFSGSQYLLALSDKLVELKTICFCGRKASMVLRLDREGRPYNEGEQVVIGGNERYISVCRKHYKEALIKGSLQEMQGS; from the coding sequence ATGGCTCAACTCTATTTTTACTACTCAGCAATGAATGCGGGAAAATCGACCGCGCTGCTTCAATCCTCGTGGAATTACCAGGAAAGAGGGATGCGCACGTTGGTGTATACAGCAGAGATAGATAATCGTTTTGGTGTGGGAAAAGTCAGTTCACGTATTGGGCTGTCGTCTCCTGCAAAGCTTTATAACGCGACAACAGACCTGTATGCCGACATTCGTGCAGAGCAGCAATCTGCGCCCGTGCACTGCGTGCTGGTGGATGAAAGCCAGTTCTTATCTAAAGAACAGGTTTATGCTTTATCTGACGTTGTCGATGAGCTTGATATCCCCGTCTTATGCTACGGCCTGCGTACGGATTTCCGCGGTGAGTTATTCAGCGGCAGCCAGTATCTGCTGGCGCTGTCAGATAAGCTGGTTGAGCTGAAAACGATTTGTTTTTGCGGGCGTAAAGCAAGCATGGTGCTTCGTCTCGATCGGGAAGGGCGTCCTTATAATGAAGGCGAGCAGGTGGTGATCGGCGGCAATGAACGTTACATCTCGGTTTGCCGTAAACATTATAAAGAAGCGTTAATTAAAGGCTCTCTGCAAGAGATGCAGGGCAGTTAA
- the adhE gene encoding bifunctional acetaldehyde-CoA/alcohol dehydrogenase codes for MAVTNVAELNALVERVKKAQREYANFTQEQVDKIFRAAALAAADARIPLAKLAVAESGMGIVEDKVIKNHFASEYIYNAYKDEKTCGVLSEDHTFGTITIAEPIGIICGIVPTTNPTSTAIFKSLISLKTRNAIIFSPHPRAKDATNKAADIVLQAAIAAGAPKDLIGWIDQPSVELSNALMHHPDINMILATGGPGMVKAAYSSGKPAIGVGAGNTPVVVDETADIKRVVASILMSKTFDNGVICASEQSVIVVDSAYNAVRERFATHGGYLLQGKELKAVQDIILKNGALNAAIVGQPATKIAELAGFTVPADTKILIGEVSVVDESEPFAHEKLSPTLAMYRAKNFEDAVIKAEKLVEMGGIGHTSCLYTDQDNQPERVKFFGDKMKTARILINTPASQGGIGDLYNFKLAPSLTLGCGSWGGNSISENVGPKHLINKKTVAKRAENMLWHKLPKSIYFRRGSLPIALDEVITDGHKRALIVTDRFLFNNGYADQITSVLKASGVETEVFFEVEADPTLTVVRKGAELANSFKPDVIIALGGGSPMDAAKIMWVMYEHPETHFEELALRFMDIRKRIYKFPKMGVKAKMIAVTTTSGTGSEVTPFAVVTDDATGQKYPLADYALTPDMAIVDANLVMDMPKSLCAFGGLDAVTHALEAYVSVLASEFSDGQALQALKLLKENLPASYNEGSKNPVARERVHNAATIAGIAFANAFLGVCHSMAHKLGSQFHIPHGLANALLISNVIRYNANDNPTKQTAFSQYDRPQARRRYAEIADHLGLTAAGDRTAAKIEKLLAWLDSIKAELGIPKSIREAGVQEADFLAHVDKLSEDAFDDQCTGANPRYPLISELKQILLDTYYGREFVEGAAAKEAAPAAKADIKAKKTA; via the coding sequence ATGGCTGTAACTAATGTCGCGGAACTGAACGCCCTCGTCGAGCGCGTAAAGAAAGCCCAGCGTGAATATGCCAACTTTACTCAAGAGCAAGTCGATAAGATCTTCCGTGCTGCCGCCCTGGCCGCTGCCGACGCTCGAATCCCCCTGGCTAAATTAGCCGTCGCCGAATCCGGTATGGGTATCGTCGAAGATAAAGTGATTAAAAACCACTTCGCTTCCGAATATATCTATAACGCTTATAAAGATGAGAAAACCTGTGGTGTGCTGTCTGAAGATCATACCTTCGGTACCATCACTATCGCTGAACCTATCGGCATCATCTGCGGTATCGTGCCAACCACTAACCCAACGTCTACCGCTATCTTCAAATCTTTGATCAGCCTGAAGACCCGTAACGCCATCATCTTCTCGCCACACCCACGCGCTAAAGATGCGACCAACAAAGCAGCAGACATCGTGCTGCAGGCTGCTATCGCTGCCGGTGCACCAAAAGATCTGATCGGTTGGATCGACCAGCCTTCCGTAGAACTGTCTAACGCCCTGATGCACCACCCGGATATCAATATGATCCTGGCGACCGGTGGCCCAGGCATGGTTAAAGCAGCTTACAGCTCCGGTAAACCTGCTATCGGCGTTGGCGCCGGTAACACCCCGGTTGTGGTTGACGAAACCGCAGACATCAAACGTGTTGTTGCTTCCATTCTGATGTCCAAAACCTTCGATAACGGCGTTATATGTGCTTCCGAGCAGTCCGTCATCGTTGTTGACTCTGCTTATAACGCAGTGCGTGAACGTTTCGCTACCCACGGCGGCTACCTGCTGCAGGGTAAAGAGCTGAAAGCCGTGCAGGACATCATCCTGAAAAATGGCGCGCTGAACGCTGCTATCGTCGGTCAGCCAGCCACCAAAATTGCTGAACTGGCCGGGTTCACCGTACCAGCAGACACCAAAATCCTCATCGGCGAAGTGTCCGTTGTCGACGAGTCTGAACCTTTCGCTCACGAAAAACTGTCTCCGACGCTGGCCATGTACCGTGCCAAGAACTTCGAAGACGCCGTCATCAAAGCGGAAAAACTGGTTGAGATGGGCGGCATCGGCCATACCTCTTGCCTGTACACTGACCAGGACAACCAGCCTGAGCGCGTTAAGTTCTTCGGCGACAAAATGAAGACCGCACGTATTCTGATTAACACCCCGGCTTCTCAGGGGGGTATCGGCGACCTGTATAACTTCAAGCTGGCCCCTTCCCTGACGCTGGGTTGTGGTTCATGGGGTGGTAACTCCATCTCTGAAAACGTGGGTCCTAAGCACCTGATCAACAAGAAAACCGTTGCTAAGCGAGCTGAGAACATGTTGTGGCATAAACTTCCGAAATCTATCTACTTCCGCCGTGGCTCCCTGCCAATTGCGCTGGACGAAGTGATTACTGATGGCCACAAACGTGCGCTGATCGTGACCGACCGCTTCCTGTTCAACAACGGCTATGCGGACCAGATCACTTCCGTGCTGAAAGCCTCTGGTGTCGAAACCGAAGTCTTCTTTGAGGTTGAAGCCGACCCAACGCTGACCGTTGTTCGCAAAGGCGCAGAGCTGGCAAACTCCTTCAAACCAGACGTTATCATCGCGCTGGGCGGCGGCTCCCCGATGGATGCAGCCAAAATCATGTGGGTGATGTACGAACACCCGGAAACCCACTTCGAAGAACTGGCGCTGCGCTTTATGGACATCCGTAAACGTATCTACAAGTTCCCGAAAATGGGCGTAAAAGCGAAGATGATTGCGGTGACCACCACGTCCGGTACCGGTTCTGAAGTCACACCGTTTGCGGTTGTTACCGACGATGCTACCGGCCAGAAATACCCGCTGGCTGACTATGCGCTGACCCCAGATATGGCGATTGTTGATGCCAACCTGGTGATGGATATGCCTAAGTCGCTCTGCGCCTTCGGCGGTCTGGATGCGGTGACCCACGCGCTGGAAGCTTACGTTTCCGTGCTGGCAAGCGAATTCTCTGACGGCCAGGCTCTGCAAGCGCTGAAACTGCTGAAAGAAAACCTGCCAGCTTCCTATAATGAAGGCTCTAAAAATCCGGTTGCCCGCGAGCGCGTTCACAACGCAGCGACCATCGCCGGCATCGCGTTTGCAAACGCCTTCCTGGGCGTGTGTCACTCAATGGCGCACAAGCTGGGTTCTCAGTTCCACATTCCTCACGGTCTGGCAAACGCCCTGCTTATCTCCAACGTTATCCGCTATAACGCGAATGACAACCCAACCAAGCAGACTGCTTTCAGCCAGTACGACCGCCCACAGGCGCGTCGCCGCTACGCTGAAATCGCTGACCATCTGGGTCTGACCGCAGCGGGTGACCGTACCGCGGCTAAGATCGAGAAACTGCTGGCATGGCTGGATTCTATCAAAGCTGAACTGGGTATTCCTAAGTCCATCCGCGAAGCGGGCGTACAGGAAGCAGACTTCCTGGCACACGTCGACAAACTGTCTGAAGATGCGTTTGATGACCAGTGTACCGGGGCTAACCCACGCTATCCGCTGATTTCTGAGCTGAAACAGATTCTGCTGGATACCTACTACGGCCGTGAGTTCGTAGAAGGTGCAGCGGCTAAAGAAGCCGCACCTGCAGCAAAAGCTGACATAAAAGCGAAGAAAACCGCTTAA
- a CDS encoding YchE family NAAT transporter, whose amino-acid sequence MAQSIFDLPTYIKFFIGMFALVNPVGIIPVFISMTSYQTAAARNKTNLTANLSVAIILWTSLFLGDGILQVFGISIDSFRIAGGILVVTIAMSMISGKLGEDKQNKQEKSESAIRESVGVVPLALPLMAGPGAISSTIVWGSRYHNWGHLLGFSLAIALFAFSCWLLFRIAPWLVRMLGQTGINVITRIMGLLLMALGIEFIVTGMKAIFPGLLS is encoded by the coding sequence GTGGCTCAATCCATTTTCGACCTGCCAACCTATATTAAGTTCTTTATCGGGATGTTTGCCCTGGTCAACCCGGTAGGGATTATTCCCGTCTTTATTAGTATGACCAGTTACCAGACTGCGGCGGCGAGAAATAAAACCAACCTCACGGCCAATCTGTCCGTGGCAATTATTCTCTGGACTTCACTCTTTTTGGGTGACGGCATTCTGCAAGTCTTTGGTATCTCTATAGACTCATTCCGTATCGCCGGCGGTATTCTGGTGGTCACTATTGCGATGTCGATGATAAGCGGCAAGCTGGGTGAAGATAAGCAGAATAAGCAAGAAAAGTCTGAGAGCGCCATTCGTGAAAGCGTCGGCGTTGTGCCGCTGGCTTTGCCGCTGATGGCGGGGCCGGGGGCCATCAGTTCGACCATCGTTTGGGGGAGCCGCTACCATAACTGGGGGCATCTGCTGGGCTTCTCTCTCGCCATTGCGCTGTTTGCCTTCAGCTGCTGGTTGCTGTTCCGAATTGCGCCGTGGCTCGTTCGTATGCTGGGGCAAACGGGCATCAACGTGATCACCCGTATCATGGGGCTTTTGCTGATGGCGCTCGGTATCGAATTTATTGTCACCGGAATGAAAGCTATCTTCCCTGGATTGTTAAGTTAA
- the oppA gene encoding oligopeptide ABC transporter substrate-binding protein OppA encodes MTNITKKSLIAAGILTALITGNVAMAADVPAGVQLAEKQDLVRNNGSEPQSLDPHKIEGVPESNISRDLFEGLLVSDLQGHPSPGVAESWDNKDFKVWTFHLRKDAKWSNGDPVTAQDFVYSWQRLADPKTASPYSSYLQYGHLANIDDIIGGKKPTSDLGVKAIDDHTLEVTLSEPVPYFYKLLVHPSVSPVPKATVEKFGDKWTQPANIVTNGAYKLKDWVVNERIVLVRNTNYWNNAKTVINQVTYLPISSEVTDVNRYRSGEIDMTYNNLPIELFQKLKKEIPTEVHADPYLCTYYYEINNQKAPFTDPRVRAALKLGLDRDIIVNKVKNQGDLPAYGYTPPYTDGAKLTPPEWFTWSQDKRNEEAKKLLAEAGYTKDKPLTFNLLYNTSDLHKKLAIAVASIWQKNLGVNVKLENQEWKTFLDTRHQGTFDVARAGWCADYNEPTSFLNTMLSDSSNNTAHYKSPAFDKIIADTLKVTDEAQRTALYEKAEQQLDKDSAIVPVYYYVNARLVKPWVGGYTGKDPMDNVYVRDLYIIKH; translated from the coding sequence ATGACAAATATCACTAAAAAAAGCCTGATTGCAGCAGGCATTTTAACTGCGCTTATTACCGGCAATGTCGCTATGGCGGCGGACGTCCCGGCCGGTGTGCAATTGGCAGAGAAACAAGATCTGGTTCGTAACAACGGCTCAGAACCACAATCTCTTGATCCGCACAAAATCGAAGGCGTGCCAGAGTCAAACATCAGCCGTGACCTGTTTGAAGGTCTGCTGGTAAGCGACCTGCAGGGCCACCCGTCTCCGGGCGTGGCAGAATCATGGGATAACAAAGACTTTAAAGTCTGGACTTTCCATCTGCGTAAAGACGCCAAATGGTCCAACGGCGACCCTGTGACCGCACAGGACTTCGTATACAGCTGGCAGCGCCTGGCTGACCCGAAAACCGCTTCGCCTTACTCCAGCTATCTGCAGTACGGCCACCTTGCGAATATCGACGATATTATTGGCGGTAAGAAGCCGACCAGCGATCTGGGCGTGAAAGCCATCGATGACCACACTCTGGAAGTCACGCTGAGCGAGCCGGTTCCTTACTTCTATAAGCTGCTGGTTCACCCATCCGTATCTCCAGTGCCGAAAGCCACCGTTGAGAAATTCGGCGACAAGTGGACCCAGCCTGCTAACATCGTGACCAACGGTGCATACAAATTAAAAGATTGGGTGGTGAACGAACGTATCGTTCTGGTGCGTAACACCAACTACTGGAATAACGCCAAAACCGTGATTAACCAGGTCACCTACCTGCCAATCTCTTCTGAAGTAACAGACGTAAACCGCTACCGCAGCGGTGAAATCGACATGACGTACAACAACCTGCCGATTGAGCTGTTCCAGAAACTGAAAAAAGAAATCCCAACTGAAGTTCACGCCGATCCGTACCTGTGCACCTACTACTACGAGATCAACAACCAGAAAGCACCGTTTACCGATCCTCGCGTACGTGCTGCTCTGAAGCTGGGCCTGGATCGTGACATCATCGTGAACAAAGTGAAAAACCAGGGCGATCTGCCTGCTTATGGTTACACCCCACCTTACACCGATGGCGCGAAACTGACCCCGCCAGAGTGGTTCACCTGGTCTCAGGACAAACGTAACGAAGAAGCCAAAAAACTGCTGGCCGAAGCGGGTTACACCAAAGACAAGCCGCTGACCTTCAACCTGCTGTACAACACCTCAGATCTGCACAAGAAGCTGGCTATCGCCGTGGCGTCTATCTGGCAGAAAAACCTGGGTGTGAACGTCAAGCTGGAAAACCAGGAGTGGAAAACCTTCCTGGATACCCGTCATCAGGGTACCTTCGACGTGGCGCGTGCTGGCTGGTGTGCGGACTACAACGAACCGACTTCCTTCCTGAACACCATGCTGTCCGACAGCTCTAACAACACCGCGCACTATAAGAGCCCGGCGTTCGATAAAATCATTGCCGACACCCTGAAAGTGACCGATGAAGCACAGCGTACCGCGCTGTATGAGAAAGCTGAGCAACAGCTTGATAAAGACTCAGCCATCGTGCCGGTTTACTACTACGTTAACGCCCGTCTGGTTAAGCCGTGGGTGGGTGGTTACACCGGTAAAGACCCGATGGATAATGTCTACGTACGTGACTTGTACATTATCAAACATTAA
- the oppB gene encoding oligopeptide ABC transporter permease OppB, with amino-acid sequence MLKFILRRCLEAIPTLFILITISFFMMRLAPGSPFTGERTLPPEVMANIEAKYHLNDPITTQYFSYLKQLAHGDFGPSFKYKDYSVNDLVASSFPVSAKLGAAAFIFAIVLGVTAGVVAALNQNTKWDYTVMGFAMTGVVIPSFVVAPLLVLVFAITLKWLPGGGWNGGAPKYMILPMIALSLAYIASIARITRGSMIEVLHSNFIRTARAKGLPMRRIVLRHALKPALLPVLSYLGPAFVGIITGSMVIETIYGLPGIGQLFVNGALNRDYSLVLSLTILVGALTILFNAVVDVLYAVIDPKIRY; translated from the coding sequence ATGTTGAAATTTATTCTACGTCGTTGTCTGGAAGCAATTCCGACACTCTTTATTCTTATAACGATCTCCTTCTTTATGATGCGTCTCGCACCGGGGAGCCCTTTTACCGGCGAACGTACGCTGCCGCCAGAAGTAATGGCGAACATCGAAGCGAAGTATCACCTGAACGATCCGATAACCACCCAATACTTCAGCTATTTAAAACAGCTGGCGCACGGGGATTTTGGCCCGTCATTTAAATACAAAGACTATTCAGTCAATGACCTGGTTGCTTCAAGCTTCCCGGTTTCCGCTAAATTAGGCGCAGCCGCCTTCATCTTTGCCATTGTGCTGGGCGTAACGGCGGGCGTGGTTGCGGCGCTGAATCAAAACACGAAATGGGATTACACGGTAATGGGCTTTGCCATGACGGGGGTGGTCATTCCCAGCTTCGTGGTGGCTCCGTTGCTGGTTCTGGTCTTCGCGATTACCCTCAAATGGCTGCCCGGTGGCGGCTGGAACGGGGGCGCGCCGAAGTACATGATACTGCCGATGATCGCGCTGTCTCTGGCTTACATTGCCAGCATCGCGCGTATTACCCGCGGTTCAATGATTGAAGTCCTGCACTCTAACTTTATCCGCACCGCGCGCGCTAAAGGCCTGCCGATGCGTCGTATTGTGCTGCGTCATGCCCTGAAGCCTGCACTGCTGCCGGTACTGTCGTACCTCGGGCCTGCATTCGTTGGGATCATCACTGGCTCCATGGTTATTGAAACGATTTATGGCTTGCCGGGTATCGGACAGCTGTTTGTTAACGGGGCGCTGAACCGTGACTATTCACTGGTTCTCAGCCTGACCATTCTGGTCGGTGCGCTGACGATTCTGTTCAACGCGGTGGTCGACGTGCTGTATGCCGTCATCGACCCGAAAATCCGTTACTAA